The sequence TCATGGGAAAAGCATCTAAGTTTCCTGAATGAACAGATAGGTATATGCTGTCAACCCTTAAATCAAAGCCACATGGGTTTGCCAATTCCACCATGACCTGGATAGGCTCTCCAACAACCCAGATAAGTTCTTGCTTCTTGACATTGATTGGATCTCCTTTACTGAAGGGTGTATAAATGAATGGACCTGAAGGAGCAGAACCTGCCCACCAGTCTGGTCTGGCTGGATTCCGTTTTACAATGTCCATTTGTATCGGGAGGAGCGGAAAAGAATGCAACCTGAAAACAATTAGTAAACAAACTGTTACCCTTTGTCCATTTGTATTGAATAGTCATGATGTAAATTGTCGAACTGGAAATTAAATCTTTAACAGAGTAAACACCTTATAAAAGGTAAAGCAGGATCAGCACATCGTGTCCCTGGTGGCAGCCTATCTGCTGAATTTGAAAGGGCATTTGCAAGGCCATTTTGACCACCAGGAGTTATTAGAGGATAGTAGTGTCTGAGAAGTCGGGCTGCAGCACTCCATGCAGTAAGAGGATCTCCAGCACGAACTGCAGAGAGCAGAATTTCTCTCAGCACAACCATCTGGAGGGTACTCCATTGAGATTCGAATAATGAAACTGCTGATTGGTGATAAGTTTTCCCGCCATCTCCATTTCCCTTCTGTGAATAATTAATGGTATGAATTACATTAAAAAtgaattattttattaagaaaaaaCTCTTCAATCTATCAATGTCGTTTTGAGACTCTAATTTCAGTCAAAGCTTTCATGCTAGATTTTTCACCTTCAATAATTTATATGATGTActtaaaattcaaaacaagatGCCGGGAAGGTTCAGGTAGTGCACACATGATGTGTAGAAGTAAGAAAATTCAAGTTTCAAATCAAAATGTATCCATCCAAGGCATAACATGATcatatatctttttaaaaaagcaAGGCCTGTGTGACTAGGCAGTTCAATATTCAAAAGAGATATGGTGCATAGATAGCTCAGTGTTGTAAACTCACATTTTTCTGAGAATGATCTGATATTGAGGATCTACTTTGAACATGATACGCTTTTGTTGTCATTGCCAAAACTTGCATAGCACTAATTGCAGCCAATCGATTTTCTTGCTGAAGATATAACTGAGCAACCTGCCTAGAAAAGAAAGCAGCTTTTCTCTGGTACCCAAGATTACCATACAAACGAGCAATTTCAATATATAATACAAGTCTATCACTTGCATCAATTAAAGATTTAGCACCATCGGCAGCAGTGGTCAACAACTCAACCACCTCCTTGGCCAACTCTCTCCTGCAGATTGAGAGAATACAGATCGCTGTTTTAGAAAGAATAAAACAATGGAAATACATTGATTAAAGCAGTACCACACTACAAGTTCCTCAAACAATTTCCAACACAAAGCAAAGATATATTAACTGTTTTAACTAATCAGATATAAATTTACGAAGTACTAACAGAAATGTTGATCTAATTTCTGAAagtcaaaaatcaaaattcacaagGACTTGGAAACAATACATATTTTTTATTGAAGAAATACCAAGGTTAATTAATTTTACATTCATAATGCACCGACAAAGCACCTCCTacaagaaaataagaataaaccAAGATGGCACATCCATCACATAGTAAAACGACAGTACCACCTACCTGCAAAGGAACCTTGCTAATTTCAAAGTAGCTTCAAGTTCAAAAGTTATGGGAGAAACTCTGCAGcagagaaaaaaataattaaaaaacatgTTTAGCGGAGAGTTGACTCATGGAATGTGTTAGAGAGATCAGTTAATTAAAGAGTTAATATTCAAAGTGGTTCCTGAATGTGCAGTCGATCCTCAACGTCATCCCTGAACTTAAAATTATCCCAAATTTGTCCCTCAACTTAACAATGATCGTCCTTGAGATACTTTTTGGTGGTGAAATAATGACGTGGTTGGACGAAGGCCACGCTATACTGGTAAAACATCGCCGTTTCATTTTTGGCGCCCAAATAGAACATGAACGACGTCCTTTTGGGTATTTTGAGGGGTTTTAACTCCAACATGTTAAAACCCTTCAAAATATCCTAAACGATGTCGTTTATGTTCTATTTGGGCGCCAAAAATGAAACGACGACGTTTTATCAGTCTAGCGTGACTTCCAACGTGGCCTCCATCCAACCACGTCATCACTTCGTCATTGGAAAGTATCTCAAGGACAACCGCAGTTAAGTTGAGGGACAAATTTGGGGCAATTTTAAGTTCAGGAACTACTTTGAGTATTAACTTGTTAATTAAAACTCATAGAATGTGTTAAAGAGATCAGATAATTAAAACTCATAGCAGAAGTTTTACCGTTGAGTATTATCTTGTGACTTCTTGTAATTCAAGATGACACTATTATAACGATATCTAACTTCCTCCTCAACCACTGAATCTTTCTGGCCCATACGGTCAATCTGATACAACAAAATGAAGTGAAATAAATAGTGATTTTAAACTAGAAATAGTCAGATGAACAAATTTCATTACAATCATGGTCATCATATGTATATTCCTATCTCATGCATTGCCACTACATCTCATTTCATAGCACATGTTATTAAAGTAGGCATATAAACAATAAGATATTGCCATAGTGCATCCTCTTAATCAGTCAATCTGATTTCAAATTGCAACATTAATCACCAAATGATAAGTGTTGAAAAACCATTAACATGCAATCAGAGATACAATACACAAAGCTCAAAATACAAAGCATACCAGAAGAATACCACAACAATCTAATAAAATCATATCACCTGGTGTAGAAGCAATATAAATGAAGTTAAAAGTTCTTTATACTTTAGCAAGATGCATAAGACTTACACAACCTAAAATCAAGACTTCTTTACCAGAACCTTTATATAATTTTCAACATCTAGTTAAATCAACTTTGCTCTATTAATGGCATTTTATGTTCTTGGATCAACTATAAAACGTAAAGCGTAAAGTTGGAAAATAAATGATTAAGGGCGCATTTGGTTTACGTTTTCATATTCATTTTCAATGTTTTCTGTTTTTAGAATTTTGTAAAGGTAAAAGAAAAAACAGGATGTGAAAACAGAAAACAGGAAATTTTGTCAAAATTTCCCCTTAAAAGTGATAGATAAAGGGAACTGGAAATAGTAATAAATTTCAACTAAAATCTTCCCCACCACTTGGAATTTCTCAAGAATGGAAcatgaaaagaaaacaaagaagaaagaagagaaaataccaGCAAGGCACAAACGCTACCCTCCAATGCTCCAGCATACCAGAAGTAATCCCCAGTCAACCTACAAAGTTCCAATGCCGTAGAATAATGAGCATTAGCATCAACTGGGGATCCAGCCAGCAAGCAGTAGTCACCGATTGTCTTCTGTGCACGTCCAAGTCTCCGCTTTTTGGCCTTGATAACCTGTGTTTCCACAAATTACTAAAGATCAATCAAACTGAACTACAAAACAAGTAGAGAgggaaaagaaagggaaaaaatgCCCACTATCAAATATAAATAACACCACTAAAAATGGCCAAAAATACAAAATCAGGACACCTAAACATGGACCTCCTCTGAGCTGAGACCGGCTTGAGAATCCAGTGGTGTCTTGAGAATGGTTCCAGAAGACTCCGCCTGTAGCACCCATTTCTCAAATTCCATAAGCAGTGATGCAGCTATTTCCTGCATCATAGTGTGGAGGTGAAACTCCAATGTTGGACGATCCGCAGGTGGAAACAACCTCAAATTCCCCCCTTGCCTTCCTCCTTCCTCAAGCTACAACCACATAACACAACAGAAACAACACATATAAGATTCTTTCTAGATCCATATTTCTCTGTTACATTGCTAACAATAGTCAATAGATAAACAAATACACTACTCCTTTTATCCATTTCTCACTAAATTGCAAAcaagataataaataattaaacaaataaataaagtgCATGCTATGGTAAAAAGATGAAGATTCACTCTCATAGATAGCTATGTAGGAGAATGtgccattttatttttattagttttttaaaaataaatttatacacTCCTCTTCATTCTCTTCACTCAAAAACCTCTTCATCATAGAATTATCCAATAACAGTCGTAGATCAAGAACTTACTTCTCAAATCTTAAAAACTTTCCAAAACTGAAAAAATTCAGCAAGGAATCAATCCTAGTGGATTATAGCAACAAATGTAACTGTGTCACTTGCGCTATGtaatactaaaaaatcaaaacGGTGAATTGATACCAATAACAAAAACATCTCCAAAACTAAACAATTCATCGGGACTCAATCCCTCAAAATTGAACATATTAAGGCAGTAAGGCAGTTTTATGTTTTAACGCTTAGAAAAACAGAATCAGAAGCAGTTCATTTGATGCTAAATCTTTGGAAAGACTAAAAAATCTCATTGGATCATGGTGGCAAGTAAGTTCAGCTAGAATTAGAAGCACACCGGAGAATCAAATGAGAGGGGGAAAGAGAATCACCTGGGAATCGTTGGGGCAGAAGGCGAAGCAACGATGCACAAGCGAAGAAGAGTAGGACCTACAGGAAGCGTTGAATTGATCAATGACTAAGTCGAGATCAGGGGAGGAAGGGCAATGGCAGAGTCCGACGACGGCGAGGGTCTTGCGGTGCGACTGAAAGTCCTCCCACGGAGACGGAGAGTTGCCGCCGAGAACGAATTTGAAGCGAATGAAACCGGAGTCCCATGGCTGGTTAGCGAAGGGGGATTTCTGGTGCTCGGTGTAGAAGGATCTGATTGCGGAGAGAGGGATCGTGTGGAGTGGCAGGAGCATGGAATAATAGTCGCGCAGGGAGTTAGGGGGGACCGGACCGATGGGGAGAACCGCCACCTGGATCATGGCGGAGCCCTCGATGCTCACTTCCGGTTCCATTACCACCGCACCGCACGGGATCTTCCGGTTGGTTTCGTTTGGTTAGGTTACTTTAGTTCTCCCCTGCTTCTTGTTTATtctttcttaatttctttccgcattcacattcacaatttcaGAATTTCTAATCTATTTGTCTCCGAGTACAATTACCATAAATATATTTGGGTAAACTACCAAAATGCACCCTGAATTATTTTGTAGGGGACTGATATTCTCAAATTGTtactataaaatatttttaaattattttaaaatttcttaattgagtatggggagaatANNNNNNNNNNNNNNNNNNACCGTTTAAGTTATAATTCATTggctaaaatttaaaaagataggagactcaaacccacaacttcttaattgagtatggaaagtCTATGCCCTATTACTAACGTTCTACATTAATAAAAAAGAGTGatgcaataaattaaatttttgtgtGACAAATAAAATTGACATTAGCAAGTGAGTTTGAGACTTTGAGTACGTATTTCTATTAATAGACCAAATTTCTAAATATAAGTGAATATTTTTGGCATGTTCTTAAATTatttgaagatatttttattaataaaaaattaaagatatttttattagtataaaaattaaataattaaagctCACGAACTGGCTCAAACaagagaaacataaatacataatctataattctttatcaataaattataatttatatattttaaaaaatatttaaaaatatcaattttatatattgtttatctatcaataaattataaattttttatttatgtcctatattaaaattatatgagaaaaatatcaccaaaaaaaaaatataaattttaaataattaagattatatatatataatcgagtcaGCTTACGAGCTAATGAGCTGAACTTATCCAAATTCAAGTTAAAATGtctctaaattttattattaactaAAATATtctcaaattatttaaaaatatgataaaaattcACACTCGTGAACTAAGATATTCTATGCTAATAAAAAAGAGTGATGCAATAAACAAAGCTTTTTATGTGGCAAGTGAGATTTTGATATTAGCAAATGAATcacattattctttttctttaacAGAATAGATCTCCGGTCACGCGATGAATATTTTTTGAtagatttttaaaatatttgagaGTATTTTTGTCAAAAAATAATATTCgtatactaaaatcagttactaaaaATAGTCATTaatgtatttttatataaataaatgtgagatttaatttatttttaatatgtatttatattctaacatatattttatactagtagTTGATTTTAGTATATACATANNNNNNNNNNNNNNNNNNNNNNNNNNNNNNNNNNNNNNNNNNNNNNNNNNNNNNNNNNNNNNNNNNNNNNNNNNNNNNNNNNNNNNNNNNNNNNNNNNNNNNNNNNN is a genomic window of Arachis ipaensis cultivar K30076 chromosome B06, Araip1.1, whole genome shotgun sequence containing:
- the LOC107605396 gene encoding trafficking protein particle complex II-specific subunit 120 homolog, giving the protein MEPEVSIEGSAMIQVAVLPIGPVPPNSLRDYYSMLLPLHTIPLSAIRSFYTEHQKSPFANQPWDSGFIRFKFVLGGNSPSPWEDFQSHRKTLAVVGLCHCPSSPDLDLVIDQFNASCRSYSSSLVHRCFAFCPNDSQLEEGGRQGGNLRLFPPADRPTLEFHLHTMMQEIAASLLMEFEKWVLQAESSGTILKTPLDSQAGLSSEEVIKAKKRRLGRAQKTIGDYCLLAGSPVDANAHYSTALELCRLTGDYFWYAGALEGSVCALLIDRMGQKDSVVEEEVRYRYNSVILNYKKSQDNTQRVSPITFELEATLKLARFLCRRELAKEVVELLTTAADGAKSLIDASDRLVLYIEIARLYGNLGYQRKAAFFSRQVAQLYLQQENRLAAISAMQVLAMTTKAYHVQSRSSISDHSQKNKGNGDGGKTYHQSAVSLFESQWSTLQMVVLREILLSAVRAGDPLTAWSAAARLLRHYYPLITPGGQNGLANALSNSADRLPPGTRCADPALPFIRLHSFPLLPIQMDIVKRNPARPDWWAGSAPSGPFIYTPFSKGDPINVKKQELIWVVGEPIQVMVELANPCGFDLRVDSIYLSVHSGNLDAFPMSVKLLPNSSKVITLSGIPTSVGPVTIPGCIVHCFGVITEHLFKEVDNLLLGATQGLVLSDPFRSCGSPKLKNVTVPNISVVPPLPLLISRVVGGDGAIILYEGEIRDIWISLANAGTVAIEQAHISLSGKNQDSVISYSSETLKSCLPLKPGAEVTIRVTLRAWQVGSVDVDAGGGKAVSGSNVRHIKDGSSPSLMIHYAGPLQTTGDTPANASTVPPGRRLVVPLQICVLQGLSFVKAQLLSMEFPAHVGENLPKVDDLDSTGHFDSTTNMDKLVKINPSRGSWGLRFLELELSNPTDIVFEINVSIKLDKSSNEGNHSVDQDAAEHSYPKTRIDRDCSARVLVPLKHFKLPVLDDSFFMRDNQADGRSTPFSQKNTKAELNACIKSLISRIKVRWHSGRNSSGELNIKDAIQAALQTSIMDVLLPDPLTFMFRLTGHDVESEKPDPDKESNIVESSASRGSVIAHEMTPMEVLVRNNTKDMIKINFNITCRDVAGENCVDGTKATVLWTGVLSDISVEIPPLQQIKHSFCLHFLVPGEYTLLAAAVIDNPSDILRARAKATSPSEPIFCRGPPYHVRVHGTA